The Hahella sp. HNIBRBA332 genome window below encodes:
- the icd gene encoding NADP-dependent isocitrate dehydrogenase → MGYQKIRVPADGDKITVNADLSMNVPNHPIIPFIEGDGIGVDITPPMIKVVNAAVEKAYGSKRAIAWMEIYSGEKATKVYGPNDWLPEETLEALREFSIGIKGPLTTPVGGGIRSLNVALRQELDLYVCMRPVRWFKGVPSPVVAPQKTDMVIFRENSEDIYAGIEWKANSPEAQKIIRFLREEMGVTKIRFPDNCGIGIKPVSEEGTKRLVRKAIQYAIDNDKPSVTLVHKGNIMKFTEGAFKDWGYELAVERFGAEPLDGGPWHAFKNPKTGRQIVIKDVIADAFLQQILMRPEDYSVIATLNLNGDYISDALAAEVGGIGIAPGANIGGSVALFEATHGTAPKYAGQDKVNPGSLILSAEMMLRHMGWEEAADLILNGMAGAIEAKTVTYDFERLMPDATLLKTSEFGDAVIRHMK, encoded by the coding sequence ATGGGATACCAAAAGATCAGAGTTCCTGCTGACGGTGACAAAATCACAGTAAACGCGGACCTGTCCATGAATGTCCCCAATCATCCAATTATACCTTTCATCGAAGGCGATGGGATTGGCGTCGACATTACCCCTCCAATGATTAAAGTTGTCAATGCGGCCGTTGAAAAAGCCTATGGCTCCAAACGCGCCATCGCCTGGATGGAAATCTATTCAGGCGAGAAGGCGACCAAGGTGTATGGACCCAATGACTGGCTGCCTGAGGAAACCTTGGAGGCGTTGCGGGAATTCTCTATTGGTATCAAAGGTCCACTGACCACACCTGTCGGCGGAGGCATTCGCTCTCTGAACGTCGCATTACGGCAGGAACTTGATCTCTATGTCTGCATGCGTCCAGTGCGCTGGTTTAAGGGCGTGCCGAGTCCAGTCGTAGCGCCTCAGAAGACCGATATGGTGATCTTTCGCGAGAACTCAGAGGATATCTACGCCGGGATTGAGTGGAAGGCGAACAGCCCTGAAGCGCAAAAAATCATTCGTTTTCTGCGCGAAGAAATGGGCGTCACCAAGATCCGTTTTCCTGACAATTGCGGCATCGGCATCAAGCCTGTGTCGGAAGAAGGCACTAAGCGCCTGGTGAGAAAAGCGATTCAATACGCGATTGATAATGACAAGCCGTCAGTGACTCTGGTTCACAAGGGCAACATTATGAAATTCACGGAAGGGGCGTTTAAGGATTGGGGATATGAGTTGGCGGTGGAGCGTTTCGGCGCGGAACCTTTGGATGGCGGGCCATGGCATGCGTTCAAAAACCCTAAAACCGGACGCCAGATCGTGATTAAGGACGTGATCGCCGATGCATTCCTGCAGCAAATCTTGATGCGGCCGGAAGATTACAGCGTCATTGCGACTCTGAACTTGAACGGAGACTATATTTCCGACGCCTTGGCGGCGGAAGTTGGTGGGATAGGCATAGCGCCAGGCGCGAACATCGGCGGCAGTGTGGCGTTGTTTGAAGCGACGCACGGTACGGCTCCCAAGTACGCTGGCCAGGACAAGGTGAATCCGGGGTCGTTAATCCTATCCGCAGAGATGATGCTGCGCCATATGGGATGGGAAGAGGCGGCGGACCTGATTTTGAATGGTATGGCGGGCGCTATCGAGGCAAAAACGGTGACATACGACTTTGAGCGCTTGATGCCGGACGCGACATTGCTGAAAACCTCGGAGTTTGGCGATGCGGTTATCAGACACATGAAGTAG
- a CDS encoding cold-shock protein — translation MPQGKVKWFNNAKGYGFIIADEGNGDLCKEDLFVHFSSIQMEGYKTLKAGQAVNFDAQPSGKGFHAVNIVPLESEPEKSSIDPETETAEGPESAAKAESVENKSKENSRTPMAASA, via the coding sequence ATGCCTCAAGGTAAAGTAAAATGGTTCAATAATGCCAAGGGCTACGGCTTTATCATCGCTGATGAAGGAAACGGCGATCTCTGCAAAGAAGATCTGTTCGTCCACTTCTCGTCAATCCAAATGGAAGGATACAAGACGCTGAAAGCGGGACAAGCTGTTAATTTTGACGCACAGCCCAGCGGCAAAGGATTCCACGCGGTCAATATTGTTCCGCTAGAATCCGAACCAGAAAAATCCTCGATAGATCCTGAAACGGAAACTGCGGAAGGCCCTGAAAGCGCCGCAAAAGCCGAATCAGTCGAGAATAAATCAAAAGAGAATTCAAGGACGCCAATGGCCGCAAGCGCCTAG
- the clpS gene encoding ATP-dependent Clp protease adapter ClpS produces the protein MGKVENSLLILNQDNDGLEDEGNQDGDHPGSLALAPEKPALKRPSMYQVVMLNDDYTPMDFVVEVLIRFFNMSEPKATQVMLAVHTQGRAVCGVFTRDIAESKAAQVNQYSSECEHPLLCEIERAD, from the coding sequence ATGGGTAAAGTTGAAAATAGTCTACTAATATTAAATCAGGACAACGATGGCCTGGAGGATGAAGGAAACCAAGATGGGGACCATCCGGGAAGCTTAGCGCTGGCGCCTGAAAAACCGGCGTTGAAGCGGCCTTCGATGTATCAGGTTGTGATGCTGAATGACGACTATACACCGATGGACTTCGTTGTTGAGGTGTTGATAAGGTTTTTCAACATGTCGGAACCTAAGGCTACGCAAGTTATGCTGGCGGTGCATACCCAAGGGCGTGCAGTATGTGGAGTGTTCACCAGGGATATCGCTGAGTCGAAGGCGGCTCAGGTAAACCAGTACTCGTCCGAGTGTGAACACCCTCTGCTATGTGAGATAGAAAGAGCGGATTAG
- the clpA gene encoding ATP-dependent Clp protease ATP-binding subunit ClpA, translated as MLSKDLELTLNAAFKSAREKRHEFMTVEHLLLALLDNDSALKVLTACGADLGQLRNELSEFVDSTTPLIPNNDPERETQPTLGFQRVLQRAVFHVQSSGKKEVTGANVLVAIFSEQESQAVYVLKKQNVARIDVVNYISHGISKVSGDREQDEEHEHQEEGLEEGGGSKPLESYATNLNEQARLGRIDPLIGRDKELERVMQILSRRRKNNPLLVGEAGVGKTAIAEGLAKQIVEGNVPDIIKDAVVYSLDLGALLAGTKYRGDFEKRFKALLKELKRQAKSILFIDEIHTIIGAGSASGGVMDASNLLKPLLSSGEIRCIGSTTFTEFRGIFEKDSALARRFQKIDVVEPSVNDTYLILKGLKRQFEKHHEVEYTDAALRSAADLADRYINDRHMPDKAIDVIDEAGASQRLKPEADRAKIIDIHIVESVVASIARIPPKTVSSSDKDKLRNLQRNLKMVVFGQDPAIEALVTAIKLSRAGLKSEGKPEGSFLFAGPTGVGKTEVTRQLAKILGVELVRFDMSEYMERHTVSRLIGAPPGYVGFDQGGLLTEAVNKNPHCVLLLDEIEKAHPEVFNLLLQVMDHGTLTDNNGRKADFRHVILVMTTNAGAEEMSRRSIGFRSQDHSTDGMEIITKTFTPEFRNRLDGIIQFGPLDATTITHVVDKFLTEMQAQLDDKRILLEFDTEAKAWLAVHGYDEKMGARPMARLIQECIKKPLAEQILFGDLAECGGTVFVSVKDDKLDFKYVPERELLDESTP; from the coding sequence ATGCTAAGTAAAGACCTCGAATTAACTCTTAATGCAGCTTTCAAAAGCGCGCGCGAGAAACGTCATGAATTCATGACGGTCGAGCACCTTTTGCTTGCCCTGCTCGACAATGATTCTGCGCTGAAAGTGTTAACAGCATGCGGCGCGGATCTGGGTCAGCTGCGTAACGAGCTTTCGGAGTTTGTTGATTCGACTACGCCGTTGATTCCGAACAATGATCCAGAGCGGGAAACTCAGCCGACTCTTGGTTTTCAACGGGTGCTGCAAAGAGCCGTATTTCATGTCCAGTCCTCTGGCAAAAAAGAAGTGACTGGCGCTAATGTTCTGGTCGCTATTTTTAGCGAGCAGGAAAGTCAGGCGGTGTACGTGCTGAAGAAACAGAACGTCGCTCGTATTGACGTGGTTAACTATATCAGTCATGGCATTTCCAAAGTTTCCGGCGACCGTGAACAGGATGAGGAACACGAACACCAGGAGGAAGGCTTGGAAGAGGGCGGCGGTTCAAAACCTTTGGAATCGTACGCAACCAATCTGAATGAGCAGGCCAGACTGGGGCGGATTGATCCTTTAATCGGTCGTGACAAAGAGCTGGAAAGAGTCATGCAGATTCTTTCGCGCCGGCGCAAAAACAATCCGCTATTAGTGGGTGAGGCCGGCGTTGGTAAAACCGCCATCGCTGAAGGTTTGGCGAAACAGATTGTTGAAGGCAATGTGCCGGACATCATCAAAGACGCCGTGGTTTATTCTCTGGACCTTGGCGCGCTGCTGGCGGGCACCAAGTACCGCGGCGATTTCGAAAAACGCTTTAAAGCCTTACTGAAAGAGCTTAAGCGTCAAGCCAAGTCCATTTTGTTCATTGACGAGATTCACACTATTATCGGTGCGGGCTCGGCTTCCGGCGGCGTCATGGATGCGTCAAATCTATTGAAGCCGTTGTTGAGTTCGGGCGAAATCCGCTGTATTGGTTCAACGACCTTCACTGAATTCCGTGGCATATTTGAGAAAGACAGCGCTTTGGCGCGTCGTTTCCAGAAGATTGATGTGGTTGAGCCTTCCGTCAACGATACTTATCTGATTCTGAAGGGCCTTAAAAGGCAGTTCGAGAAGCATCATGAGGTCGAATACACCGATGCGGCGCTTCGTTCTGCAGCGGATCTGGCGGATCGTTATATTAATGATCGTCATATGCCGGATAAGGCGATTGACGTTATTGATGAGGCAGGCGCAAGTCAAAGGCTGAAGCCTGAGGCGGATCGCGCCAAGATCATTGATATCCATATCGTTGAGAGCGTCGTGGCGTCAATCGCCAGAATACCGCCGAAAACTGTTTCATCTTCAGACAAAGATAAGCTGCGTAATCTGCAGCGTAACCTGAAAATGGTGGTGTTTGGTCAGGATCCCGCAATAGAAGCGTTGGTAACTGCCATCAAGCTTTCCAGAGCGGGGCTTAAGTCAGAAGGTAAACCTGAAGGCTCATTCCTGTTTGCTGGTCCCACTGGGGTTGGTAAGACGGAGGTGACTCGTCAGTTGGCTAAGATCCTGGGTGTGGAGCTGGTGCGTTTCGATATGTCTGAGTACATGGAAAGGCATACCGTTTCCCGCCTGATTGGCGCGCCTCCCGGCTATGTTGGGTTTGATCAGGGAGGGTTGTTGACCGAAGCGGTCAATAAGAATCCTCACTGCGTGTTGTTGCTGGACGAGATAGAGAAGGCGCATCCGGAAGTCTTTAACTTGCTTCTGCAGGTGATGGACCATGGCACCTTGACAGACAACAACGGCCGCAAAGCGGATTTTCGTCATGTTATTCTGGTAATGACCACCAATGCTGGCGCGGAAGAAATGAGTCGTCGCTCCATTGGCTTCCGGTCTCAGGATCACAGTACTGACGGCATGGAGATTATTACTAAAACCTTTACGCCTGAATTTAGAAACCGCCTTGACGGAATCATTCAGTTTGGTCCATTGGACGCCACAACTATCACTCATGTGGTGGACAAGTTCCTGACCGAAATGCAGGCGCAACTGGACGACAAGCGCATCCTTCTTGAATTCGACACTGAAGCCAAAGCGTGGCTGGCGGTGCATGGATATGACGAGAAGATGGGGGCGAGACCGATGGCTCGGCTTATTCAGGAGTGTATCAAGAAACCTCTTGCCGAACAGATCCTGTTTGGAGATTTGGCGGAGTGTGGCGGCACTGTGTTTGTCAGCGTGAAAGACGACAAACTGGACTTCAAATATGTGCCGGAGCGTGAGTTATTGGATGAATCTACGCCGTAA
- the infA gene encoding translation initiation factor IF-1 produces the protein MAKEGNIEMEGTIIDTLPNTMFRVQLENGHVVTAHISGKMRKNYIRILTGDKVKVEMTPYDLSKGRIVYRAR, from the coding sequence ATGGCGAAAGAAGGTAATATTGAAATGGAAGGGACCATCATTGACACCCTTCCCAATACAATGTTCAGGGTTCAACTCGAAAATGGTCATGTCGTTACTGCCCATATCTCTGGAAAAATGCGTAAAAACTACATCCGCATCCTGACCGGAGACAAAGTCAAAGTAGAAATGACCCCCTACGACCTGAGCAAAGGTCGCATCGTATACCGCGCCCGCTAA
- a CDS encoding arginyltransferase, producing MSNLRTLVFYATPEHPCSYLDDRLATTMFVDPKADINQDLYTRLSQLGFRRSGNHYYKPRCNGCNACIAVRIPTEEFNRTRSQERTWKRNSDLTVRLRSAQFEQEHFALYQRYISARHQDGDMYPPTLDQYESFLLEARSETLFIEFRLDNKLLAIAVTDRTTDGLSAIYTFFEPDEDKRALGVYAILWQLQFAREQRLPYLYLGYWIRGCRKMSYKTNYRPIQVLVRDSWITI from the coding sequence ATGTCGAACTTAAGGACTCTGGTTTTTTACGCCACGCCGGAACACCCGTGCAGTTACCTTGACGATCGCCTGGCCACCACCATGTTCGTGGACCCTAAAGCGGACATTAACCAGGACCTGTACACCAGACTGTCGCAACTGGGCTTTCGTCGCAGCGGTAACCATTACTACAAGCCTCGCTGCAATGGGTGCAACGCCTGCATCGCCGTGCGCATTCCCACAGAAGAGTTCAATCGCACACGAAGCCAGGAGCGCACCTGGAAGCGCAACTCAGACCTGACGGTGCGTCTGCGTTCCGCTCAGTTCGAACAAGAGCACTTTGCACTCTATCAACGCTACATCAGCGCCCGACACCAGGACGGAGATATGTACCCCCCCACGCTGGACCAATATGAGTCGTTCTTGCTGGAGGCGCGGTCAGAAACCTTGTTTATCGAGTTCCGTTTGGATAACAAACTGCTCGCCATCGCTGTGACAGACAGAACCACAGACGGCCTCTCCGCAATCTATACGTTCTTTGAACCAGACGAAGATAAACGCGCCCTTGGCGTCTACGCTATCTTGTGGCAACTCCAATTCGCCCGCGAACAACGCCTCCCCTATTTATATCTGGGATACTGGATACGAGGCTGCCGAAAAATGTCCTACAAAACCAACTACCGCCCTATTCAAGTGTTAGTCAGAGATTCCTGGATTACGATTTAA
- the aat gene encoding leucyl/phenylalanyl-tRNA--protein transferase, with amino-acid sequence MPALPWLDDNLWFPHPDSALKDPNGLLCVGGDLHPARLRLAYENGIFPWFSDDQPILWWSPDPRCIIRHDDLHISRSMRRFLRNSGITYSFDQHFSQVVQACAAPRSYSDETWITPDMLQAYSYLHQIGLAHSIEVWRDSELVGGLYGLAIGRCFFGESMFSKETNASKAAFITLVRQLHAWGYQLIDCQVPNPHLLSLGACQISRKEFLSILEIEVRADFSHPWKMTIDPTGC; translated from the coding sequence ATGCCCGCCCTACCCTGGTTAGATGACAACCTATGGTTTCCTCATCCTGACAGCGCCTTGAAGGATCCAAACGGCCTGCTGTGCGTTGGCGGCGATCTCCATCCCGCCCGCTTACGTCTGGCGTATGAAAACGGCATTTTTCCCTGGTTCAGCGACGACCAGCCGATACTTTGGTGGTCTCCCGATCCACGCTGCATCATTCGACACGATGACCTGCATATATCCCGCAGCATGCGCCGCTTTCTGCGTAACAGCGGAATTACCTATAGTTTCGACCAGCATTTCAGTCAGGTAGTACAAGCTTGCGCCGCGCCCCGGTCGTACTCAGACGAAACCTGGATCACCCCGGACATGCTTCAGGCGTATAGCTATCTCCATCAAATTGGCCTCGCTCACAGCATTGAAGTCTGGCGGGACTCCGAACTGGTCGGCGGACTATATGGCCTCGCCATCGGACGCTGCTTTTTTGGCGAGTCTATGTTCTCCAAAGAAACCAACGCCTCCAAAGCCGCATTCATCACTCTGGTCCGGCAATTACACGCTTGGGGCTACCAGTTGATTGACTGTCAGGTGCCCAATCCACACCTTCTCTCTTTGGGGGCTTGCCAGATTTCAAGAAAAGAGTTTTTATCTATACTAGAAATAGAGGTGCGAGCCGATTTCTCTCACCCCTGGAAGATGACGATAGACCCCACAGGCTGCTGA
- the trxB gene encoding thioredoxin-disulfide reductase, translating to MSKETRHIKLLILGSGPAGYTAAVYAARANLNPVIITGMQMGGQLTTTTDVDNWPGDDAGVQGPELMQRMQKHAERFDTEIIFDHINETDLSQRPFRLKGDNGEYTCDALIIATGASAQYLGLDSEEAFKGKGVSACATCDGFFYRKQKVAVIGGGNTAVEEALYLSNIAAEVTLVHRRDKLRAEKILQDKLFEKEQNGNIKIVWDHTLDEVLGDDSGVTGLRLRSTKDDSTQEMDVTGVFIAIGHKPNTDIFAGQLDMKDGYIKIRSGSEGAATQTSVPGVFAAGDVADHIYRQAVTSAGFGCMAALDAEKFLDQ from the coding sequence ATGAGTAAAGAAACCAGGCACATCAAACTGCTTATTCTCGGCTCCGGCCCCGCCGGCTACACCGCTGCGGTTTACGCAGCCCGCGCCAACCTGAACCCGGTCATCATTACCGGCATGCAAATGGGCGGACAATTGACCACCACCACGGATGTCGACAACTGGCCGGGCGACGATGCTGGCGTACAAGGCCCTGAGCTGATGCAGCGCATGCAGAAGCATGCGGAGCGCTTTGACACCGAAATCATTTTTGACCATATCAACGAAACCGACCTGAGCCAACGCCCCTTCCGCCTGAAAGGCGACAACGGCGAATACACCTGTGATGCGCTGATCATCGCCACAGGCGCTTCTGCGCAGTACCTTGGCCTGGACTCAGAGGAAGCATTCAAAGGCAAAGGCGTTAGCGCCTGCGCAACCTGCGATGGATTCTTTTACCGCAAGCAGAAAGTCGCCGTTATCGGCGGCGGCAACACCGCAGTCGAGGAAGCGCTTTATTTGTCTAACATTGCCGCAGAAGTCACTCTGGTGCACCGCCGCGACAAGCTGCGGGCGGAAAAAATCCTGCAGGACAAGCTGTTCGAAAAAGAGCAGAACGGCAACATCAAGATTGTTTGGGACCATACGCTGGATGAGGTCTTGGGCGACGACTCTGGCGTAACCGGCCTGCGCCTGCGCAGCACCAAGGACGACAGCACTCAGGAGATGGATGTAACCGGCGTATTCATCGCCATTGGCCACAAGCCCAACACCGACATTTTCGCAGGCCAGCTGGACATGAAAGACGGTTACATCAAAATTCGCTCCGGCTCTGAAGGCGCCGCAACTCAAACCAGCGTTCCTGGCGTATTCGCCGCAGGCGACGTTGCTGATCACATCTACCGCCAGGCGGTAACTTCAGCGGGCTTTGGCTGTATGGCGGCTCTTGACGCCGAGAAGTTCCTGGACCAATAA
- a CDS encoding MoxR family ATPase — MTEIVRQAVAQIGKVVLGKEHQIKLALTSLLCQGHLLIEDLPGMGKTTLSHAMAQTLGLSYNRVQFTSDLLPSDLIGINLFDKNKSEFTFHKGPLFAQLVLADEINRATPKAQSALLEAMEERQISVEGTTYTLPKPFFVIATQNPSDQSGTFLLPESQMDRFFMRIHLGYPPPEAERELLKGSDRRSLLSKLQPVMPQDVLAELQAKVLEVRATDPLIDYIQRIIAYTRSHSGFKDGISPRGAIALLRAAKGWALLEGRQHVLPDDVQTVLPAVVEHRLGGSSRAEHYPLSTLILREVTVV; from the coding sequence ATGACAGAAATCGTCAGGCAGGCCGTCGCACAGATTGGCAAAGTAGTTTTAGGCAAAGAGCATCAGATCAAGCTCGCACTCACCTCCCTCCTCTGTCAAGGGCACCTGCTGATAGAAGACCTGCCCGGCATGGGCAAAACCACTCTTTCCCACGCCATGGCGCAAACACTGGGCCTGAGTTACAACCGGGTGCAGTTCACCAGCGATCTGCTGCCTTCAGACCTGATAGGGATTAACCTTTTCGATAAAAACAAAAGCGAGTTCACTTTTCACAAAGGCCCTCTGTTCGCACAGCTGGTGCTGGCCGACGAAATCAACCGCGCCACGCCAAAGGCTCAGAGCGCCTTGTTGGAAGCCATGGAAGAACGCCAGATCAGCGTTGAAGGAACCACTTACACGCTTCCGAAGCCGTTCTTCGTCATTGCGACTCAGAATCCATCCGACCAGTCCGGCACCTTTTTGCTGCCGGAGTCGCAAATGGACCGTTTTTTCATGCGCATTCATCTCGGCTACCCACCGCCGGAAGCCGAACGCGAACTGCTGAAAGGCAGTGATCGCCGCTCGCTATTAAGCAAGTTGCAGCCAGTTATGCCGCAGGATGTGTTGGCGGAGCTCCAGGCGAAAGTATTAGAGGTGCGTGCTACTGACCCTCTAATCGACTACATACAGCGCATCATCGCCTACACTCGCAGCCATAGCGGCTTTAAAGACGGCATCTCGCCTCGTGGAGCCATCGCACTACTGCGCGCCGCCAAAGGCTGGGCATTACTGGAGGGACGCCAGCACGTGCTTCCTGACGATGTTCAGACCGTCCTGCCAGCCGTCGTCGAACATCGACTCGGAGGCTCAAGCCGTGCGGAGCACTATCCGTTATCGACGCTAATTCTGAGAGAGGTGACGGTGGTCTAA
- a CDS encoding carbon-nitrogen hydrolase, with translation MKKTTLQVAALQQQSFPEKEKSLALTAELIAQAAAQGAELIVLQELHATLYFCQTEDVDVFNLAEPIPGPTTEFLSECARKHNVVIVGSLFEKRAPGLYHNTAVVLEKDGSLVGKYRKMHIPDDPGFYEKFYFTPGDADAEAGFKPIQTSVGKLGVLVCWDQWYPEAARLMALAGADMLIYPTAIGWDVRDDQAEHKRQLDAWITIQRAHAVANGLPVIVANRVGQEPDPSQQSPGSLFWGNSFIAGQQGEILRQADDSSVQIIAAELDLQRTDDVRRIWPYLRDRRVDAYQNLTRRYID, from the coding sequence ATGAAAAAAACCACCTTACAGGTGGCGGCCCTCCAGCAGCAAAGCTTTCCTGAGAAAGAAAAAAGTCTTGCCCTGACAGCGGAGCTTATCGCTCAGGCTGCGGCGCAAGGCGCCGAATTGATTGTGTTGCAGGAGCTGCACGCCACCCTGTACTTCTGCCAAACAGAAGATGTTGACGTATTCAATTTGGCGGAGCCGATCCCCGGTCCGACCACCGAGTTTCTGTCCGAGTGCGCGCGCAAGCACAATGTAGTGATCGTTGGCTCTTTATTCGAGAAACGAGCCCCAGGCCTCTACCACAATACAGCAGTCGTATTGGAGAAAGACGGATCATTGGTCGGCAAATACCGCAAAATGCATATTCCCGACGACCCAGGTTTTTATGAGAAGTTTTACTTCACCCCTGGCGATGCCGACGCTGAAGCAGGCTTCAAGCCGATCCAGACCTCCGTCGGCAAACTGGGCGTACTGGTGTGCTGGGATCAGTGGTATCCAGAAGCGGCGAGATTGATGGCGCTGGCTGGCGCAGACATGCTGATCTATCCAACCGCCATCGGTTGGGACGTGCGTGACGATCAAGCCGAACACAAACGCCAACTGGACGCCTGGATCACCATTCAGCGCGCACATGCCGTCGCCAACGGGTTGCCGGTAATCGTCGCGAACAGGGTCGGTCAAGAGCCCGACCCTTCACAACAGTCTCCCGGCAGCCTGTTTTGGGGCAATAGTTTTATCGCCGGTCAGCAGGGCGAGATCCTGCGTCAGGCCGACGACTCCAGCGTGCAGATTATCGCTGCTGAGCTTGACCTGCAGCGCACGGACGATGTCCGTCGTATCTGGCCTTATCTGCGCGACCGCAGAGTGGACGCCTACCAGAACCTGACTCGTCGCTATATCGACTAG
- a CDS encoding agmatine/peptidylarginine deiminase, with product MSTIVLPPEWAPQCAVLLTWPHEQTDWADRLEEVDRTFLDIAIAVCKYQNLVINCQSFPRLEAIADALHENGVPPEKVALFCAPSNDTWSRDHGPITIYDNDEPVLLDFHFNAWGGKFDYEKDDQITATLYELGAFDGAALRHIPYILEGGSIETDGRGTLLTTSACLLTPTRNPDATKEKVEAVMAEHLGIKRTLWLDHGYLAGDDTDSHIDTLARFCDERTICYVQCQDPEDEHYAELSAMEKQLQAFVDADGAPYKLVPLPMARACYDDDGHRLPATYANFLIINEAVLVPVYDLPEDEAALNAIQSCFPDRTIEAIDCRSLIEQHGSLHCVTMQLPEGVI from the coding sequence GTGAGCACTATTGTCCTGCCTCCTGAATGGGCGCCGCAGTGCGCCGTTCTGCTGACTTGGCCTCATGAGCAAACCGACTGGGCTGACCGCCTGGAAGAGGTTGACAGAACTTTTTTGGATATCGCCATAGCGGTATGCAAATACCAGAATCTGGTCATCAACTGTCAATCATTTCCGCGTCTGGAGGCGATCGCCGACGCATTGCACGAAAACGGCGTACCCCCTGAAAAAGTGGCGTTGTTCTGCGCCCCGTCGAACGACACCTGGAGCAGAGACCACGGGCCAATCACCATTTATGACAATGACGAGCCAGTGCTGCTGGATTTTCACTTTAACGCCTGGGGCGGGAAGTTTGACTACGAAAAAGACGACCAGATAACCGCTACGCTTTACGAGCTGGGCGCGTTCGACGGCGCCGCCTTACGCCATATTCCTTATATTCTGGAAGGCGGATCTATTGAAACAGATGGCCGTGGAACTTTGTTAACCACTTCCGCTTGTCTGTTGACCCCAACGCGCAACCCGGACGCCACCAAAGAAAAAGTGGAAGCCGTTATGGCGGAGCATCTGGGCATCAAGCGCACTCTGTGGCTGGATCACGGCTATTTGGCTGGGGACGACACCGACAGCCATATTGATACGCTCGCCCGCTTCTGCGATGAACGCACTATTTGCTACGTACAGTGCCAGGATCCAGAAGATGAGCATTACGCAGAATTGTCGGCGATGGAAAAACAATTGCAGGCATTCGTCGATGCGGACGGCGCGCCTTACAAGCTGGTTCCACTCCCTATGGCCCGCGCCTGCTATGACGACGACGGGCATCGCCTACCTGCGACATACGCCAACTTCCTGATCATTAACGAGGCGGTCCTGGTTCCTGTCTACGACCTTCCTGAGGACGAGGCGGCATTGAACGCTATCCAATCATGCTTCCCTGACCGCACTATAGAAGCCATTGACTGTCGCAGTCTGATTGAACAGCATGGAAGTCTCCACTGTGTCACCATGCAATTACCAGAGGGGGTGATCTGA
- a CDS encoding PilZ domain-containing protein, with amino-acid sequence MSDSDVTSDNRRDYYRIHDQALVEYQERTASNHSMAEFYRHPVYFEMLNELQSLDLETSKLMGHVAEKDRSLAALLKALNKKVDLIARTLALVETGINEDRLQFIDLSEGGMAFVSPRQEREGLQLILKATLVPSYISILTEAEVVSSEPVKEHPEHALSHEQENGDGFITRVNFINFSESQRQIVARHILRTQQQQRRRQLE; translated from the coding sequence ATGTCCGATTCAGACGTCACATCAGATAACCGGAGGGATTATTACCGAATTCATGACCAGGCTTTGGTTGAGTATCAGGAGCGCACGGCAAGCAATCACTCGATGGCGGAATTCTACCGACACCCTGTCTATTTCGAGATGCTGAACGAGCTGCAAAGCCTGGACCTGGAAACCTCTAAGCTGATGGGGCATGTTGCGGAAAAGGACCGTTCCCTGGCGGCGCTGCTGAAAGCGCTCAACAAAAAGGTCGACTTGATCGCCCGCACGCTCGCGCTGGTGGAGACAGGCATCAATGAGGATAGACTACAGTTTATTGACCTGAGCGAGGGCGGCATGGCCTTTGTCAGCCCTCGCCAGGAGCGCGAGGGACTGCAGCTGATTCTTAAGGCGACGCTGGTTCCCAGCTATATATCCATTCTGACTGAAGCGGAAGTCGTCAGCTCCGAGCCCGTTAAAGAGCATCCTGAGCATGCATTAAGCCATGAGCAAGAAAATGGAGATGGTTTCATTACACGAGTCAATTTCATTAATTTCAGCGAATCACAGCGACAAATCGTTGCAAGACACATTCTGAGAACCCAGCAACAGCAACGCAGGCGTCAACTGGAATAA